A genome region from Thermococcus onnurineus NA1 includes the following:
- the pssE gene encoding PssE/Cps14G family polysaccharide biosynthesis glycosyltransferase, giving the protein MIFVTVGTHYQGFERLIKKMDEIAGRISDEVIMQIGFTQYEPKNAKWFRFLEREEDILELYKKSDVIVAHAGAGTLLTALSFGKPIVVVPRLKKFGEHVDDQQLELAEALESMGKAIAVYDIEKLEDALKRAMSMKFRPLKRNRKLVNFLKEYVRGLET; this is encoded by the coding sequence ATGATATTCGTAACCGTTGGTACCCATTACCAGGGGTTCGAGAGGTTAATAAAGAAGATGGATGAGATAGCAGGTAGAATAAGTGATGAAGTCATAATGCAGATTGGATTTACACAGTACGAACCCAAAAATGCCAAGTGGTTTAGATTTTTAGAAAGGGAAGAAGATATTCTAGAATTATACAAAAAATCCGATGTTATTGTAGCTCACGCAGGGGCTGGAACATTATTAACGGCTTTATCTTTTGGTAAGCCAATAGTTGTTGTCCCAAGATTGAAAAAGTTCGGAGAGCATGTCGATGACCAGCAATTAGAGTTGGCTGAAGCTTTGGAGAGTATGGGTAAGGCAATAGCTGTTTATGATATTGAAAAGTTAGAGGATGCACTAAAAAGGGCCATGTCGATGAAATTCAGGCCACTTAAGAGAAACAGGAAGCTTGTCAATTTCCTGAAAGAATACGTGCGAGGGCTCGAAACATGA
- a CDS encoding glycosyltransferase family 4 protein, giving the protein MKIAMLISTPFPPEEGIGYYTYNLSKKLIERGHEVTVITRGSPRNIEHFYFDGIEVYKPQFFPVYPLHVHIHKLFIERFFRKLGKDFDVIHIHSPLSPFIKHPLNDIPIVSTVHTSLIEDIKHYQVHDLNAMGQKLTTYAVGYPLTMELLESSDVVTTVSSAVAREIQEYYGRTPLILGNGVDEGKFYPADSREGGYLLYVGRLDYRKGVIDLIKAAQILKENTTTTKILIVGKGPLYNEIKAMITRDNLDNVELLGHVPWEQLLWLYRNAEVFIFPSHYEGLPTVVLEAMASGLPVVASDIPAHRDVIINGHNGLLSKRGSPESIAENVLTLLENEKLQRKLGRNARKTIERKFTWGKIGRKFERIYESATS; this is encoded by the coding sequence ATGAAGATAGCAATGCTAATCTCAACGCCGTTTCCACCGGAGGAAGGGATTGGGTATTATACGTATAACCTTTCCAAGAAGCTAATTGAAAGAGGGCACGAGGTTACGGTAATAACCAGAGGAAGCCCCAGAAACATCGAGCACTTCTATTTCGATGGAATCGAAGTGTATAAGCCTCAGTTCTTTCCGGTTTATCCGCTCCACGTTCATATTCACAAGCTGTTTATAGAGAGGTTCTTCAGAAAATTGGGGAAAGATTTTGATGTTATCCACATACATTCGCCGCTTTCTCCCTTCATCAAACACCCTTTAAACGACATCCCAATCGTCTCTACTGTCCATACCTCACTAATTGAGGACATAAAACACTACCAAGTCCACGACTTGAACGCTATGGGACAAAAATTAACAACGTATGCAGTGGGATATCCTCTGACAATGGAGCTCCTAGAGAGTTCCGATGTAGTGACAACGGTATCCTCCGCGGTGGCCAGGGAGATCCAAGAATATTACGGCAGAACCCCGCTAATCTTAGGGAATGGGGTTGATGAAGGCAAGTTTTACCCGGCAGACAGCAGAGAGGGTGGTTACCTACTCTACGTGGGCAGGCTTGACTACAGAAAAGGTGTGATTGACCTCATAAAAGCGGCCCAGATTTTAAAGGAGAACACCACGACCACTAAAATTCTCATTGTAGGCAAAGGACCATTGTACAATGAAATCAAGGCAATGATTACCAGGGATAACCTAGACAACGTAGAACTCCTCGGTCACGTTCCCTGGGAACAACTCCTGTGGCTATACCGCAACGCGGAGGTCTTCATCTTCCCATCTCATTACGAGGGTCTACCGACGGTGGTCCTTGAGGCTATGGCCTCCGGCCTTCCAGTTGTTGCCAGTGATATTCCCGCCCATAGGGATGTCATAATAAATGGACACAACGGCCTTCTTTCGAAGAGGGGCTCTCCAGAGAGTATAGCTGAGAATGTCCTAACACTCCTTGAAAATGAGAAGCTCCAAAGAAAGCTCGGGAGAAACGCAAGAAAAACCATCGAGAGAAAGTTCACCTGGGGCAAGATAGGCAGGAAATTTGAGAGAATTTACGAGTCAGCCACTAGCTAA
- the pssD gene encoding PssD/Cps14F family polysaccharide biosynthesis glycosyltransferase, whose translation MKIALVCSHGGHLTEMLYLMEAFRGHEVFFVTYDNFRTRDLPYPKYLLENIGTNPIKMIKAFFQIGRILAKEKPSVVISTGSEIAIPVFIIAKVLGIKTIFIESWCRIKTKSGTGKIVYYLSDLFLVQWPQLLELYGKRAKHVGAVV comes from the coding sequence ATGAAGATAGCTCTTGTGTGCTCTCATGGAGGGCATCTGACGGAGATGCTCTACTTAATGGAGGCATTTAGGGGGCATGAGGTGTTTTTTGTAACTTATGACAATTTCAGAACGAGAGATTTACCTTATCCAAAATATCTACTCGAGAATATAGGAACAAATCCAATCAAGATGATAAAGGCCTTCTTCCAGATTGGAAGGATACTGGCCAAGGAGAAACCTAGTGTTGTAATAAGCACCGGCTCGGAAATAGCGATTCCTGTGTTCATTATCGCCAAGGTATTGGGGATTAAAACGATCTTTATTGAAAGCTGGTGCAGGATAAAGACAAAATCTGGGACAGGAAAGATTGTTTATTATCTCTCAGATTTGTTTCTAGTTCAATGGCCCCAGCTACTGGAGCTCTACGGGAAGAGGGCAAAGCACGTGGGTGCGGTTGTATGA